The Triticum dicoccoides isolate Atlit2015 ecotype Zavitan chromosome 6A, WEW_v2.0, whole genome shotgun sequence genome has a window encoding:
- the LOC119318604 gene encoding uncharacterized protein LOC119318604, whose amino-acid sequence MSKKNSLSKRKKQHEFDLQREKKAKEEQAKKLQAKKSKMKIDGSEKKKKGSSFKVGKKKVKTKLSALGKAKASQAMELDN is encoded by the exons ATGTCGAAGAAGAACAGCCTCTCCAAGCGGAAGAAGCAGCACGAGTTCGACCTCCAGA gggagaagaaggccaaggaggagCAGGCCAAGAAGCTGCAGgccaagaagtccaagatgaag ATTGATGGaagcgagaagaagaagaagggcagcaGCTTCAAGGTCGGCAAGAAGAAGGTGAAGACAAAGCTCTCCGCACTGGGAAAAGCCAAGGCCTCGCAAGCCATGGAGCTCGACAACTGA
- the LOC119318605 gene encoding AT-hook motif nuclear-localized protein 9-like, producing the protein MDGRESTATSGPNYSPFYVQHRGMGPPGGVPGGGLHAPPAAGYRQQQLDAVSGGYAFHQPPFGAPAHIGQQVYHQNHVEMAQQHGTGTGGSQHMAQHSIGGGGGVGSQHMAQHSGGGGGSQHMAQHSGGGGGSQHMAQHSGGGGGSQHMVQHNAGGGANGGMDIGMGVVAVSGDAKGDQGGEAGQDEQVKKKRGRPRKYKPDGSVTLGLSPSPSTPHSSSPGMGTMVTTPGSGFGPGTGSGGSGSGALTEKRGRGRPPGSGKMQQLASLGKWFLGSVGTGFTPHVIIISAGEDVAARIMSFSQQGPRAICIISATGAVSTATLHQDSDSGAVTYEGRFEILCLSGSYLVVEEGGTRTRSGGLCIALCGPDHRVIGGSVSGVLTAAGTVQVIVGSFMYGGGSKKNKGKADQDVENEEQNGGGGGEDTPTLALPEHPHNMPPHPMSGWPPGLMNQMDPRSSPMYGSGSKQSQTKAEQEMEERNGGGAGGEEPLAMVHPEDDMDPEHNMNMPPPRPMGGWQPGLMRQMDSRSSSIDINSIRE; encoded by the exons ATGGATGGGAGGGAGTCGACCGCGACGTCGGGGCCCAACTACTCGCCCTTCTATGTGCAGCACCGGGGCATGGGCCCGCCGGGGGGAGTCCCCGGAGGCGGCCTCCACGCCCCACCCGCCGCCGGGTACCGGCAGCAGCAGCTTGATGCCGTCTCGGGCGGGTACGCCTTCCATCAGCCGCCCTTTGGGGCCCCCGCCCACATTGGGCAGCAGGTGTACCACCAGAACCATGTCGAGATGGCGCAGCAGCACGGTACTGGTACCGGTGGCTCACAGCATATGGCGCAGCACAGcatcggtggcggtggtggtgtcgGCTCGCAGCATATGGCGCAGCAcagtggcggtggtggtggctcACAGCATATGGCGCAGCACAGCGGTGGCGGTGGTGGCTCACAGCATATGGCGCAGCACAGCGGTGGCGGTGGTGGCTCACAGCATATGGTGCAGCACAACGCTGGTGGCGGTGCCAACGGGGGCATGGACATTGGCATGGGTGTTGTGGCCGTGAGCGGTGATGCTAAAGGGGATCAGGGGGGAGAGGCTGGCCAGGATGAGCAAGTGAAGAAAAAGCGCGGGAGGCCAAGGAAGTATAAGCCTGATGGGTCGGTGACGCTGGGGCTCTCGCCATCTCCGTCGACGCCTCATTCGTCGAGCCCAGGAATGGGCACGATGGTTACAACACCTGGCTCAGGATTTGGGCCGGGGACAGGGTCAGGGGGTTCTGGTTCAGGCGCACTGACGGAGAAACGGGGCAGAGGGCGGCCACCTGGGTCCGGGAAGATGCAGCAGCTGGCTTCTCTTG GAAAATGGTTTCTTGGCTCTGTTGGAACAGGCTTTACTCCTCATGTGATTATTATTTCAGCTGGAGAG GATGTTGCCGCCAGAATAATGTCCTTCTCACAACAAGGCCCAAGAGCTATTTGCATCATCTCAGCAACAGGGGCTGTCTCCACGGCAACCCTTCATCAGGATTCAGACTCCGGTGCGGTGACATATGAG GGTCGATTTGAAATCCTGTGTCTCTCTGGATCATATTTGGTGGTAGAAGAAGGTGGTACCCGCACTCGAAGTGGAGGCCTTTGCATAGCTTTGTGTGGCCCTGACCACAGGGTTATCGGTGGGAGTGTTAGTGGAGTCCTGACAGCAGCTGGAACTGTTCAG GTGATAGTAGGGAGCTTCATGTACGGTGGCGGGTCAAAGAAGAACAAAGGCAAAGCGGACCAGGACGTGGAGAACGAAGAGCAgaacggtggcggcggtggcgaagACACCCCCACGTTGGCGCTGCCGGAGCACCCCCACAACATGCCGCCCCACCCGATGAGTGGATGGCCGCCCGGCCTGATGAACCAGATGGACCCGAGATCGTCTCCCATGTACGGCAGCGGGTCAAAGCAAAGCCAGACCAAAGCGGAGCAAGAAATGGAGGAGCGCAACggtggtggtgccggtggcgaaGAGCCCCTTGCGATGGTGCATCCCGAGGACGACATGGACCCCGAGCATAACATGAACATGCCGCCGCCCCGCCCAATGGGCGGGTGGCAGCCTGGCCTGATGCGGCAGATGGACTCGCGGTCCTCCAGCATCGACATCAACTCGATCCGCGAGTAG